Proteins from a single region of Desulfovibrio sp.:
- a CDS encoding TetR/AcrR family transcriptional regulator, whose translation MKTITPAAEVRRHILETGQAIMSGKGFSAVGLTEILTAAGVPKGSFYYYFKSKDAFGEALLEQYFADYMAELTELLEEPGQNGAQRLMAYWEKWLKTQAGCDSQGKCLAVKLGAEVADLSEAMRSALRIGTAQIMQRLAKAIEDARADGSLAVEGDALFLSEVLYQLWLGASLLEKITRNGESLKTAMAATHRILNIPPQK comes from the coding sequence ATGAAAACGATAACACCAGCTGCCGAAGTTCGGCGCCATATTCTCGAAACCGGGCAGGCCATCATGAGCGGCAAGGGGTTTTCGGCCGTTGGCTTGACCGAAATTCTGACCGCAGCTGGTGTGCCCAAGGGCTCCTTCTACTATTATTTCAAATCCAAGGATGCCTTTGGGGAAGCCCTGCTTGAGCAGTATTTTGCTGACTACATGGCAGAACTCACAGAACTGCTGGAAGAACCAGGACAAAACGGCGCGCAGCGCCTGATGGCCTACTGGGAAAAATGGCTCAAGACTCAGGCGGGCTGCGACTCCCAGGGCAAATGCCTGGCGGTCAAGCTTGGAGCCGAAGTTGCGGATTTGTCCGAAGCCATGCGTAGTGCGCTGCGGATTGGCACCGCGCAAATTATGCAGCGCCTGGCCAAAGCAATAGAAGACGCGCGCGCTGATGGCTCTCTGGCTGTTGAGGGCGATGCCCTTTTCTTGTCCGAGGTTCTGTACCAGCTGTGGCTGGGGGCGAGTCTTCTTGAAAAAATTACCAGAAATGGTGAATCCCTGAAAACCGCCATGGCTGCAACGCACCGTATTCTCAATATTCCCCCCCAAAAATAA
- a CDS encoding iron-containing alcohol dehydrogenase, whose protein sequence is MNDFTFYNPTRIVFGKNTTAQLDALVPAKARVLVLYGGESARKNGTLDEVRAALGDRNVQEFGGIEPNPSFETLMRAVEQIKREKNDFLIAVGGGSVIDGTKFIAAAACFEGDPWSIMEAHGSNVTQALPFASVLTLPATGSEMNNGAVITRSATQTKLPFMSPHVFPQFSILDPTKTFTLPEKQLANGVVDAFVHVVEQYLTYPVDARVQDRFSEGLLQTLTEIGPKLMTDKQDYDLCANLMWTATLALNGLIGAGVPQDWSTHMIGHELTARYGIDHARTLAIVLPANLQVRRAAKREKLLQYAARVWNITNGNEEERIDAAIAKTRTFFESLGLPTTLSAYGLGQQDIDAIVGQLAAHGMTALGEKSDITPEISRRILEASL, encoded by the coding sequence ATGAACGATTTCACCTTTTACAACCCCACCCGTATCGTGTTCGGTAAAAACACCACCGCGCAACTGGATGCACTTGTCCCCGCTAAAGCCCGTGTGCTCGTTCTGTACGGTGGGGAAAGCGCACGCAAAAACGGCACGTTGGATGAGGTGCGAGCGGCCCTTGGCGACCGTAATGTTCAGGAGTTTGGCGGCATAGAGCCCAACCCGTCCTTTGAAACCCTGATGCGAGCCGTTGAGCAGATCAAGCGCGAAAAAAATGACTTCCTGATTGCCGTTGGGGGTGGATCGGTTATTGACGGCACAAAATTCATTGCCGCAGCCGCCTGCTTTGAGGGCGACCCCTGGTCTATTATGGAAGCGCATGGCTCCAACGTTACCCAGGCCCTACCCTTCGCCAGCGTGCTGACCTTGCCGGCTACCGGTTCGGAAATGAACAACGGAGCAGTGATAACCCGTAGCGCAACGCAGACCAAACTGCCCTTCATGAGTCCTCATGTCTTTCCGCAATTTTCCATACTTGATCCTACCAAGACCTTTACCTTGCCTGAAAAACAACTTGCCAACGGCGTTGTTGATGCCTTTGTCCACGTTGTTGAACAGTATCTGACCTATCCGGTCGATGCCCGCGTTCAGGACAGATTTTCCGAAGGGCTGCTGCAAACCCTGACCGAGATCGGCCCGAAGCTCATGACAGACAAGCAAGACTACGACCTTTGCGCCAACTTGATGTGGACGGCGACCCTGGCGCTCAACGGACTGATCGGGGCGGGTGTTCCCCAGGACTGGTCAACCCACATGATCGGCCATGAACTGACCGCTCGTTACGGCATCGATCACGCGCGTACCCTGGCCATTGTGCTGCCGGCCAACCTGCAGGTCCGAAGAGCCGCGAAACGCGAAAAACTGCTGCAATACGCCGCCCGTGTCTGGAACATCACCAATGGAAACGAAGAAGAACGGATTGACGCCGCCATCGCAAAGACGCGGACGTTTTTTGAAAGCCTCGGCTTGCCGACCACTCTGTCCGCATACGGCCTTGGCCAGCAGGATATTGACGCCATTGTCGGGCAGCTTGCAGCGCACGGCATGACGGCGCTTGGCGAAAAGAGCGACATCACCCCCGAGATCAGTCGGCGCATACTGGAAGCCAGCCTTTAA
- a CDS encoding NAD-dependent succinate-semialdehyde dehydrogenase, with protein MAYATTNPYTGEVLKTFPDETDSQVDQALDDAHNAFLLWKDTPSSKRKAILQRAADLLRERASDYARLLTLEMGKITAEGLAEVEISAGIFEYYANNMEELLAPVALSVAHPYEGKPTLVYEPLGIILAIEPWNFPIYQVARILAPQLAAGNTMLLKHASNVPQSAAAFDQLMHDAGLPDGAFRNLFATRQQVEKIINDPRVHGVALTGSEGAGAIIAAQASKALKKSTMELGGSDAFVVLADAELDKTVNWAVFGRHWNAGQVCVSSKRMIVVDEVYDAFLSRYIEGVAQLKAGDPFDPSTTLAPLSSQAAADEIRAKIREAVSHGATATEVGPRVPSQGAFVQPTILSNLTPDNPAYYWEFFGPVTMIFRAKNEEEAIQIANDSPYGLGGSVFTADPLHGAAVAKRISTGMVFVNHPTSPKADLPFGGIRRSGYGRELTDLGIKEFVNHKLICIVDIDAPFI; from the coding sequence ATGGCTTACGCAACAACCAATCCCTACACCGGCGAAGTGCTGAAAACTTTTCCTGACGAGACTGACAGCCAGGTGGATCAGGCGCTTGATGACGCCCACAATGCCTTTCTTTTATGGAAAGACACCCCCTCTTCCAAGCGCAAGGCCATTTTACAGCGTGCGGCTGACCTGTTGCGCGAGCGGGCTAGCGACTATGCCCGCCTGCTGACGTTGGAAATGGGAAAAATTACAGCTGAAGGGCTGGCCGAAGTGGAAATATCCGCCGGTATTTTTGAATATTACGCGAACAATATGGAAGAGTTGCTGGCCCCGGTAGCGTTGAGCGTCGCGCACCCTTACGAGGGCAAGCCGACCCTGGTGTACGAACCGCTTGGCATCATTCTGGCCATCGAACCCTGGAACTTCCCCATCTACCAGGTCGCCCGCATTCTGGCTCCGCAACTGGCCGCAGGAAACACCATGCTGCTGAAGCACGCCTCTAATGTGCCGCAAAGCGCCGCCGCCTTTGACCAGTTGATGCACGACGCTGGCCTGCCTGACGGGGCTTTCCGGAATCTTTTCGCCACACGGCAGCAAGTTGAAAAGATCATCAACGACCCGCGAGTCCATGGTGTGGCTCTGACCGGTTCCGAAGGGGCCGGGGCTATAATCGCGGCTCAGGCCAGCAAGGCCTTGAAAAAATCCACAATGGAGCTTGGCGGCTCTGACGCCTTTGTGGTGCTTGCTGACGCAGAACTCGACAAAACTGTAAACTGGGCCGTATTCGGGCGTCACTGGAACGCCGGCCAGGTGTGCGTCTCTTCCAAGCGGATGATTGTGGTGGATGAGGTGTATGATGCCTTTCTAAGCCGTTACATCGAAGGCGTGGCCCAGCTGAAAGCGGGCGATCCTTTTGATCCATCCACGACGCTGGCACCATTGTCCTCACAAGCGGCGGCCGATGAAATCCGGGCCAAGATCCGTGAGGCCGTGTCCCACGGTGCAACTGCCACCGAAGTGGGGCCAAGGGTTCCGTCGCAGGGCGCTTTTGTGCAGCCGACCATCCTCAGTAATTTGACTCCGGACAATCCGGCCTATTATTGGGAATTTTTCGGCCCGGTTACCATGATTTTTCGGGCAAAAAACGAAGAGGAAGCTATTCAAATCGCCAATGACTCGCCGTACGGGCTGGGCGGTTCGGTATTTACGGCCGACCCCCTGCACGGCGCTGCAGTCGCCAAGCGCATTTCCACAGGCATGGTGTTTGTCAACCATCCCACATCCCCCAAAGCGGACCTTCCTTTCGGAGGCATCCGCCGCTCCGGCTATGGGCGTGAACTGACGGACCTTGGCATAAAGGAGTTCGTCAACCACAAGCTGATTTGCATCGTTGATATAGATGCACCATTTATCTAG
- a CDS encoding nitroreductase family protein, with the protein MTPKNLTPQYSKENTMPAFLVDTHHCKKDGICVSVCPAAALRLNDDKLPENTPEGAARCISCGQCIAFCPHGACSLEGVAAADTPAPNFAKRPPEDQLTAFLLSRRSIRQYRKEPVPQSTIDAIMDGVRYAPSAANTQPLRWILINSRENLKKVGDLVAQGMETLAPDDAHLRSTVTAWRSGTDVYFRGAPQMMIAVAPKEWSWGREDGAVALTYFELHALAHGVGCCWAGYFTSIGAKYAPLQNFLGVEEHEVIVGGQFFGISKLRPHALPPRKEINLTIR; encoded by the coding sequence ATGACGCCAAAAAATTTAACACCACAATATTCAAAGGAAAATACTATGCCAGCTTTTCTTGTAGACACCCACCACTGTAAAAAAGACGGCATTTGCGTCAGTGTTTGCCCTGCCGCTGCGTTGCGCCTGAACGATGACAAACTCCCTGAAAACACTCCGGAAGGGGCGGCGCGATGCATTTCCTGTGGTCAGTGCATTGCCTTTTGCCCTCATGGGGCCTGTTCGCTGGAGGGTGTCGCCGCTGCAGATACGCCTGCGCCAAATTTCGCCAAAAGGCCGCCCGAAGATCAACTTACGGCTTTTTTGCTGAGCCGACGCTCCATACGTCAATACCGTAAAGAGCCCGTCCCCCAATCCACAATTGACGCGATTATGGATGGAGTGCGTTATGCGCCCAGTGCGGCAAATACGCAGCCATTACGATGGATATTGATTAACTCCCGTGAAAACCTCAAAAAAGTCGGCGATCTTGTAGCCCAGGGTATGGAAACCCTGGCCCCTGATGATGCCCATCTTCGCTCCACAGTCACAGCATGGCGCTCTGGTACGGATGTCTATTTTCGGGGCGCTCCCCAGATGATGATTGCCGTGGCCCCGAAGGAATGGTCATGGGGAAGGGAAGATGGCGCTGTGGCCCTCACCTATTTTGAATTGCATGCCCTGGCCCATGGGGTTGGCTGCTGCTGGGCGGGTTATTTTACCTCTATAGGCGCGAAATACGCCCCCCTCCAAAATTTTCTCGGTGTGGAAGAGCATGAGGTGATTGTGGGAGGGCAGTTTTTCGGCATCTCCAAGCTGCGGCCACATGCCCTGCCCCCCAGAAAAGAAATAAACCTCACCATACGGTGA
- a CDS encoding branched-chain amino acid ABC transporter substrate-binding protein yields MSRISINWRKALGCCAAILCLATSVQARETVKVGFVGPLTGGVSAIGVGGRNSAELAVKQRNEDPDRKFDYLFVSYDDECKPNIGIQVATKLASDRKVAAAVTHYCSAVALGTVDIYHRFHMPAVVWGAVHPGITYGNDYKEIFRTPGTMINQNQVAAKFMTDQGYKTFAIIHDITDYGKSHKDYFTQFITEQGGKVIETFGVTPDQQDFTAELTKIKSLHPDVIYFGGLVPVGVRVRSQMEKLGLDAQFEGVSGIKSDAFVTGVGSEVAEGSLSFIEGTPLEKLPGGEAFLQSYKDHGYAESPEAYGPFAYASMKLVLDSIESTGPDREKITEALSAVKGADTLVGKVTFDDHGQNIEPAVSTFVVQDGQWVFWSDSDYASGKRQLRYPNK; encoded by the coding sequence ATGTCCCGTATTTCGATCAATTGGCGCAAAGCACTTGGCTGCTGCGCCGCAATTTTATGCCTCGCCACTTCCGTACAGGCCCGCGAGACCGTCAAGGTTGGTTTTGTGGGTCCCCTTACCGGCGGCGTGAGCGCCATTGGCGTTGGCGGGCGCAATTCCGCAGAATTGGCCGTCAAGCAACGCAACGAAGACCCCGACCGCAAATTCGACTACCTCTTTGTATCCTACGACGATGAATGCAAGCCCAACATCGGCATTCAGGTGGCTACAAAGCTGGCCTCGGATCGCAAGGTTGCGGCTGCCGTAACCCACTACTGCTCTGCCGTGGCTCTGGGCACGGTGGATATCTACCACCGCTTCCATATGCCTGCGGTGGTTTGGGGCGCGGTACACCCCGGCATTACCTACGGCAACGACTACAAGGAAATTTTCCGCACGCCCGGCACCATGATCAACCAGAACCAGGTGGCAGCCAAGTTCATGACCGACCAGGGTTATAAAACCTTTGCAATCATCCACGACATCACCGATTACGGCAAATCCCACAAAGACTACTTTACCCAGTTCATCACCGAACAGGGTGGCAAGGTTATAGAAACCTTTGGGGTTACCCCTGATCAGCAGGATTTCACAGCAGAGCTGACCAAGATCAAGTCTCTGCACCCCGACGTGATCTACTTTGGCGGCCTTGTGCCCGTGGGTGTGCGCGTGCGCTCGCAGATGGAAAAACTCGGCCTTGACGCCCAGTTTGAGGGCGTCTCGGGCATCAAGTCTGACGCCTTTGTGACCGGCGTGGGCAGCGAGGTGGCCGAGGGCAGCCTGAGCTTTATTGAAGGTACCCCGCTTGAAAAGCTGCCCGGTGGCGAAGCCTTTTTGCAGAGCTACAAGGACCACGGCTACGCCGAATCGCCCGAAGCCTACGGCCCCTTTGCCTACGCCAGCATGAAGCTTGTTCTGGATTCCATTGAAAGCACTGGCCCCGACCGTGAAAAAATCACCGAAGCGCTGAGCGCAGTTAAAGGCGCGGATACCCTGGTGGGCAAGGTGACCTTTGACGACCACGGCCAGAACATTGAGCCCGCTGTCAGTACATTTGTGGTTCAGGACGGCCAGTGGGTTTTCTGGAGCGATAGCGATTATGCCTCCGGCAAGCGCCAGCTCAGGTACCCCAACAAGTAA
- a CDS encoding branched-chain amino acid ABC transporter permease, whose amino-acid sequence MDMSLLIQFVINGLMLGMMYALVAVGFTIFFGVLDVIIFSHGDTVMLGGFSGLAVYMYLQHMFPGLAPGWSLLWVALTALTSMALLGMLLASTMIMRLRAAPALNTLLATMMLGTVLRESIRLFFPNGSNPQPFPHLLPDWSLNYGQLSLRFDNLVLFSAGAAAVVLIHLLISRTRLGMAIRAVAQDSEAAQLMGVNFSLVVLTAFALGCGVAALAGIMNGIYYNEINFSMGLLLGAIGFSAAVIGGLGNIYGAILGGFIFAFLQTIGAVALPFSSAYKDVFAFSVVIVLMAWKPTGLLAEKSSQRV is encoded by the coding sequence ATGGACATGTCACTTCTCATTCAATTCGTCATCAATGGCCTTATGCTGGGTATGATGTACGCATTGGTCGCCGTGGGATTCACCATTTTTTTCGGCGTACTTGATGTCATTATTTTTTCCCACGGCGACACGGTGATGCTGGGCGGTTTTTCCGGCCTCGCCGTGTATATGTATCTGCAGCACATGTTTCCGGGGCTTGCTCCGGGCTGGTCGCTGCTCTGGGTGGCGCTTACGGCGCTGACCAGTATGGCCCTGCTGGGCATGTTGCTGGCCAGCACCATGATCATGCGTCTACGCGCGGCCCCCGCGCTCAACACGCTGCTGGCTACCATGATGCTGGGCACAGTGCTGCGCGAATCCATACGTTTATTTTTTCCCAACGGCTCAAACCCCCAGCCTTTTCCGCATCTTTTGCCCGACTGGTCACTGAATTACGGGCAGCTTTCTCTGCGGTTTGACAATCTGGTGCTGTTCAGCGCCGGTGCGGCGGCGGTGGTGCTGATACACCTGCTCATCTCGCGCACACGGCTGGGCATGGCCATCCGCGCCGTGGCGCAGGACAGCGAAGCCGCGCAGCTTATGGGCGTAAATTTTTCGCTGGTGGTGCTGACCGCTTTTGCTCTTGGCTGTGGCGTTGCCGCGCTGGCAGGCATCATGAACGGCATCTACTACAATGAGATCAACTTCAGCATGGGGCTGCTGCTGGGGGCCATCGGCTTTAGCGCGGCCGTCATCGGCGGTCTGGGCAATATTTACGGGGCCATCCTGGGCGGATTCATCTTTGCGTTTTTGCAGACCATCGGCGCTGTGGCCCTGCCATTTTCAAGCGCGTACAAAGATGTTTTTGCGTTCAGCGTCGTTATCGTGCTTATGGCCTGGAAGCCCACGGGCCTTCTTGCCGAAAAATCCAGCCAAAGGGTCTAG
- a CDS encoding branched-chain amino acid ABC transporter permease → MFSLRNTPAGPLTCVLTAVGITAFLALFLMAEEQTTILLYLGVGLFLLLDLKVCGLLDVLLQAARQNETLWTRLMLGMSLALILIFHDDHYNLFLLGTIMTYSVAVLGLNVQLGYAGVINFSAASFFGVGGYTAALLMANAGVPSLLALPLGGVASALTGCILLLPVLRTSGHYAALVTMAFALLFRVFLEVCPWFGGPQGIPVEGLNVLGLSFMNDMRIGGLDFSFYAKYDLFALLMLCLTFGFIRRLERSWFGLSMDAVRGDEVASACFGVSIARWKITAFTMGNFISGMAGAFYAMMLAYISPANFSFADSLLFLSILLLGGIGNSWGVLVATAFVVALPEKFQVIQEYRYLIYSSIVLLMIIFRPAGLLPRRVRSYTGGMA, encoded by the coding sequence ATGTTTTCCTTACGTAATACGCCTGCCGGGCCCCTCACCTGCGTGCTGACCGCAGTGGGCATAACGGCTTTTCTTGCCCTGTTTTTGATGGCTGAAGAACAGACTACCATTCTGCTTTATCTCGGCGTGGGGCTGTTTTTGCTGCTGGACCTCAAGGTTTGCGGCCTGCTGGACGTGCTGTTGCAGGCCGCCCGCCAGAACGAAACCCTCTGGACGCGCCTCATGCTCGGCATGAGCCTTGCGCTGATATTGATCTTCCACGACGACCATTACAACCTGTTTTTGCTGGGCACCATCATGACTTACTCCGTTGCGGTGCTGGGACTCAACGTGCAATTGGGCTACGCGGGGGTCATCAACTTTAGCGCGGCCTCGTTTTTTGGTGTGGGCGGCTACACGGCGGCCCTGCTCATGGCCAACGCGGGCGTGCCCTCGCTGCTGGCCCTGCCGCTGGGCGGCGTGGCCTCGGCACTCACGGGCTGCATACTACTGCTGCCGGTACTGCGCACGTCGGGCCACTATGCGGCTCTTGTGACCATGGCCTTTGCCCTGCTGTTCAGGGTCTTTCTTGAGGTCTGCCCATGGTTTGGCGGCCCTCAGGGCATACCGGTTGAAGGGCTGAACGTGCTCGGCCTAAGCTTTATGAATGATATGCGTATAGGCGGGTTGGATTTTTCGTTTTACGCCAAATACGACCTTTTTGCCCTGCTGATGCTCTGCCTGACCTTTGGCTTTATCCGTCGCCTGGAGCGCTCGTGGTTCGGGCTTTCCATGGACGCGGTGCGAGGTGACGAGGTAGCCTCGGCCTGCTTTGGCGTAAGCATCGCGCGCTGGAAAATAACGGCCTTCACCATGGGCAACTTTATTTCGGGCATGGCGGGCGCGTTTTACGCCATGATGCTGGCCTACATCAGCCCGGCCAACTTTTCGTTTGCCGATTCGCTGCTCTTTCTTTCCATCCTGCTGCTGGGCGGCATCGGCAACAGCTGGGGGGTGCTGGTGGCCACCGCCTTTGTGGTTGCCCTGCCGGAAAAATTCCAGGTTATTCAGGAATACCGGTACCTCATCTACTCCAGCATCGTACTTTTGATGATCATCTTTCGCCCGGCCGGGCTACTGCCCCGCCGCGTCCGCAGCTACACGGGAGGCATGGCATAA